GGTGTGTAGGCCCCTCAATGTTCACAACTTTTATTGTCAAATCTTTAAGTAGTCCTTTAAGAACAATCAGGAAAGATTATGGCTAGTTTTTACAAGAAACTGAAGAATATTATTTGGGAGATGCATATATAAGGTTTTATCTGAAGCCCAGTAGGAAAGGTTAATGTATTCTATAGATTCTATTGTACAATCAAATTCAGAAACCCTTTGAAGGCTTAAGCAACTTTCAAGATAAAGCGATTTCATTGTTTCGACTTGCATTCAAATAAATCTGAAATGTCTTATTTGTCTTAAAAATGTCCGTAGATTATGATgtcatatgtttttatttatagattaagaaaaaaagaatccaTAATAATGATGTAAATTAGGACATTTTAAATCTAAGAAATattgttctttcttttgcttttatatattttctaatcatatatttttctaatcaaATGAATAATCACTCAAAtgcattgataaaaaaaaaaaaaaaaaaagaaaaaagaaaactcaaatGCATGCACTACATCaacatgtactatatatattgatataaaatGACAAGAttagaattaaattattttcttatggCTTTTCGATGCTACCGCAAAATATATACcatgtacataaaattttattttatttttttaatttaacaaaaCTAAAATTAGCATTTTTAGTTTACGTAGAGATCTCATAATAGTaaagtttataaattaacaaatatgattttttgttgtatattatagtttcttttactttactttcatttcaaaaaattttaacgTATCAAATTAAGTCACaatatttgataaattataggatttatttttataaacttaacaattaaaaaaaaaaggaatatcaTGATATCTTATTGAAAAATCTTGAAATAAATTGTTTTGACACAAATTAACCATATTGCTAAAATTAAATGACGATATATACTTAGTTTGGGATCGGAGTCTATGAAGGAATGGAATAGAAaggaatagagaaatattatatgttatatatataagaggatGATAGGacgatgataaataaaatattattttctttaaatatataaatagctctagaatgtgtttttggtttttatttttaatttttgagtttttttaattattattattattattattttaccttttGTCTTATTGAAGATCGCTAGAGATTttgactattattattattattattattattattattattattattatttatctatttaatggTATAAAAGACATTAATCTAACAATTAGctctaacaaaaataaatgttaAGCTAAATTCTTGGTCCACACATACTTtcttaatttacatttttttttttgggagtatAGGAGGGATTGTAATAGAAAGGAATAGGATAATTTTCATacgttttgataattttttaattagtacTAAATTTATAAAGATGTAAAATTAACAGACGAAACATTTTATGATTGTTTAGACCCAAAAGCATGCTGAAATAAAATGCTCAAAGTGAATGAATCAAAGTCCTGTAGGATCAACCCTCTATTGATTATGGTACATGTTGCTTGAAGGCAATTTGTAGATCTTGGAGTTGAAACTCCCTGATCTGTGACTAGAACAATATCTTCGAGATCATGTTCTCGCACTAGAACACTATGCGCAATATTCATCAGACACTACGTCTCCCATAACAGAATTTCCATGCAAGAAGGTCGTGCCCCTGTCTAGACTAATTAGCTTTCACCATCCTCAAGTGAAAATGGCCAAGATCAAGTTGTGAGTTTCTGAGCAAATGGTGGTATATATGACGAGCAATATTCCtaagaaataaggaaaaataagGAGTGCATGTGTTTTAGTATTTTGTATACAGATTTAATATGCACGCCAACACAAAGTAGGATCACATATAGACCTCACACCACCATATTGAGTTGTCAACTTTGGAACAAAAGATGAATTATTACAGGGTCCGGCCATGTGAAGATCAAAACTAGCTTTGTATATTTTAGTTTTGGGAGCACGATTTGAAAGTTAATCAAGAACACAACAAGCATTTTGGGTAATGAATGAAGAAAAACTTGTAGGTTGATCATTCATGTTGTGTTGTCGATGGCAGTCAAATTCAAGTTGTAATCATGTTCATAGGTAGAGGACATTTGAATGATCTTTTGTGTTCTCTACATGCTTATGTGGTAAATGGACTCAACTTTTAATGTATAATGAGCTTGAATTACAAGAAAACTCAACATTCAGACCTTACCCTTTTAGCTTAAAAAGCTGATCTAGTGCAAAGTACTTCGACCAACATGATCTCCAGATTCTGAAATCCCTGTGTCAAGCATTTTCTCGTTGTAATATTTGGCATGCCATTAATAGTGATCTCAACACTAGGAAATGAAAGAGATCGAATGCAGAGCTTTCAAAATTTGCTTTGATAATAGCACACAGAGCCATTCCTCTGATCTCATCCAACTATAGATCACTCCCATCAATATCTATTTCACATGATTCAGTATTATTTGAAGCCTCCTTACAGTGGTTGAACCACTCAAGAATCGTATCTACCGGAAATATAATGCGGCCAAAATAGTCATTTAGATGTCCCTGTCAAACATATATCACAAAGTCTCAaccataaaattatatataaaaacacacaaacatgtaaaaaagagaaaaacacaaacatGTCATGACATTCGAGCAATTCAATCCATCTTAGTGCTCTTAAGTTGCTGATTTTGAATTCGAACTTTTTTTGGATGGAAGCTCTAGAATTTCTTAAAGTTGCAGGCAATCAGTCAATACAAGGTGCTTTAATCCAACAACACTTTTGATGGATGTGGGAAGACTAATGGTATCTTCCAAACTACAAAGGTAACATACTGCCTTAAGGAGACCTGATTTTGATTGAAATGTAGCAATGAGAGTGATTCTCCACTTGAtgaaatttcatattcatttgtAGACAAAGCAGAATGCATACCACTTCCACCTTCTTTCTAAGCACACCAAGCCCTGAACAAGCTCCAAGAGAAAGTATCTTTAGCTGCTGCAACTGAAGAATGTAATTTAGATGTCCCAGCCAATTTCAAACATATATCACAAAGTTTcaactataaaattataaatcaaaacacacacaaacatgtagcaaaagaaagaaacatcAGAGACACAGAGAAAGGGGCAGGGGAAGatatggggagagagagagagagagagagagagagagacctcagTCAACGAAGGATTTTCCACATGATTCGCTATATTCACCAACATTTTATAGCAATCGAGCAATTCAATCCATCTAA
This is a stretch of genomic DNA from Carya illinoinensis cultivar Pawnee chromosome 15, C.illinoinensisPawnee_v1, whole genome shotgun sequence. It encodes these proteins:
- the LOC122295757 gene encoding uncharacterized protein LOC122295757 isoform X2 — protein: MRKRVMMMRVVANGSTSCPCRILFLSPREMTLLLPRIPLLEDKCWLSIQELLHFIRQLLSITTTREASLDGADMEVVSSLLQACNALALRWIELLDCYKMLVNIANHVENPSLTELQQLKILSLGACSGLGVLRKKVEVGHLNDYFGRIIFPVDTILEWFNHCKEASNNTESCEIDIDGSDL